From one Flavobacterium sp. N502536 genomic stretch:
- a CDS encoding PIG-L family deacetylase: protein MRKIQIQVLLLFLLGTTLSFAQQPQKPSSVEIYNQIKKLNFLGSVLYIAAHPDDENTRLISYMANEVNARTGYLSLTRGDGGQNLIGPQLRELLGVIRTQELIEARKIDGGEQFFSRANDFGYSKTPDETLEIWNKDKVLADMVWTIRKFQPDVIINRFDHRSPGTTHGHHTSSAMLSVESFKLTNDPKIYPEQLKYVKPWQVKRQFFNTSWWFYGSQERFNAANKSNFVQLETGVYYPGIGKSNQEIAALSRSRHQSQGFGSTGARGDETEFLELINGDRPTEANLFEGIDTSWNRVKNGKPVGDLISSIIAKYDFSNPSASIPDLVKAYAMIEALEDDHWKTVKSAALKNIIASCTGLYLEAAAIEQEATPGNTIKVTLEAINRSSIEMQLSSVTSLPDQKNTAQNLLLKNNKDQKISLALQLPTTLEYTQPYWLKEKATEGMYTVSNQENIGIPDIIRQVKVVFNVKINGVEIPFERTVIYKYNDGVKGEMYNFLDIVPEVTTSILEKVLIFGSTQSKLVPVKVRAGKDGIKGNLQLELPKSWSVSPKEIPFTLEKKGNEQIFYFEVTPPVNPEEAVAKSIAIVDNKRFDKDQTIIDYSHITKQMVLKPAESKCIRIELKTNGDSIAYIMGAGDEVPESLAQMGYKVTVIKPEEITPEKLDSFNVVMTGVRAYNTVNALAHKQNILFNFVKSGKNMIVQYNTYGQTVTDQIAPYPLKISNDRVTEENAKITFLAPNHPILNTPNKISTKDFEGWKQEQGLYYPDQYDPAFTPILSSHDKGESAKNGALLVAPYGKGYYIYTGLSFFRELPEGVAGAYRLLSNMISLKQPIEAPKQELKK from the coding sequence ATGCGAAAAATTCAGATACAAGTTCTTCTTCTTTTTTTATTAGGTACTACGCTATCTTTTGCACAACAACCACAAAAACCAAGTTCTGTCGAAATTTACAATCAAATTAAAAAATTAAACTTTTTGGGGTCCGTATTGTACATTGCAGCACATCCGGATGACGAAAACACCCGTTTAATTTCCTATATGGCCAACGAAGTAAACGCCCGAACAGGGTATCTGTCTTTGACACGTGGCGATGGAGGGCAAAATTTAATTGGACCGCAATTGCGTGAATTATTAGGAGTGATAAGAACTCAGGAGTTAATTGAAGCCCGAAAAATTGATGGTGGTGAGCAGTTTTTCTCCCGTGCAAATGATTTTGGGTACTCTAAAACCCCTGATGAAACTTTAGAAATCTGGAATAAAGACAAAGTACTAGCGGATATGGTGTGGACGATCCGAAAATTTCAACCCGATGTGATCATCAACCGATTTGATCATCGCTCACCGGGTACCACACACGGGCATCACACCTCCTCGGCGATGTTAAGTGTGGAGAGTTTTAAGCTCACAAACGATCCGAAAATATATCCGGAACAATTAAAATATGTAAAACCGTGGCAGGTTAAACGCCAGTTTTTTAATACATCCTGGTGGTTTTACGGAAGCCAGGAGCGATTTAACGCAGCCAATAAATCAAACTTTGTTCAATTGGAAACCGGCGTTTATTATCCGGGAATTGGAAAATCAAATCAGGAAATAGCTGCTTTAAGCCGCAGCCGTCACCAATCACAAGGTTTCGGAAGTACCGGAGCCCGTGGGGACGAAACAGAATTCTTAGAGCTTATTAACGGAGATCGTCCTACAGAAGCTAATTTATTTGAGGGAATTGATACTTCGTGGAATCGCGTTAAAAATGGTAAACCTGTTGGAGATCTGATTTCTTCCATTATCGCTAAATACGATTTCAGCAATCCATCGGCCAGTATTCCGGATCTGGTTAAAGCTTATGCCATGATTGAGGCCTTGGAAGACGATCATTGGAAAACCGTAAAATCGGCTGCCCTTAAAAACATTATCGCTTCCTGCACCGGATTGTATCTCGAAGCTGCCGCCATCGAACAGGAGGCAACACCCGGAAACACCATAAAAGTAACTCTGGAAGCCATTAACCGATCTTCGATTGAAATGCAGCTGAGCAGCGTGACTTCGCTGCCGGATCAAAAAAACACCGCGCAAAACCTACTGCTGAAAAACAATAAGGATCAAAAAATAAGTTTGGCCCTTCAGCTTCCCACTACACTGGAATATACGCAGCCTTATTGGCTAAAAGAAAAAGCAACTGAGGGAATGTATACCGTTTCCAATCAGGAAAACATTGGGATTCCCGATATTATCAGACAGGTAAAAGTTGTTTTTAATGTTAAAATAAATGGAGTAGAAATTCCGTTTGAACGCACTGTCATTTACAAATATAACGACGGCGTAAAAGGTGAAATGTATAATTTTCTGGACATCGTTCCCGAAGTTACGACTTCAATTCTCGAAAAAGTTTTAATTTTTGGAAGCACACAAAGCAAACTGGTTCCGGTGAAAGTACGTGCCGGAAAAGACGGCATCAAAGGAAATTTACAATTGGAATTACCAAAAAGCTGGAGCGTTTCTCCAAAAGAAATTCCTTTCACCCTGGAGAAAAAAGGAAACGAGCAGATCTTTTATTTTGAAGTTACACCTCCTGTAAATCCGGAAGAAGCGGTTGCGAAAAGCATCGCTATTGTCGACAACAAACGTTTTGATAAAGACCAGACTATTATTGATTACAGTCATATTACCAAACAGATGGTCTTAAAACCTGCGGAGTCAAAATGTATTCGAATTGAGTTAAAAACAAATGGTGACTCCATCGCCTACATCATGGGTGCCGGCGACGAAGTGCCGGAAAGTTTAGCACAAATGGGGTACAAAGTTACAGTCATTAAACCGGAAGAAATCACACCTGAAAAACTGGATTCCTTCAACGTGGTGATGACCGGCGTACGTGCTTACAATACCGTAAATGCTCTGGCACACAAACAAAACATCCTTTTTAATTTTGTAAAAAGCGGTAAAAACATGATCGTACAGTACAATACGTATGGCCAGACCGTTACCGATCAGATTGCACCTTATCCGTTAAAAATATCCAACGATCGTGTTACAGAAGAAAATGCTAAAATTACTTTTCTGGCGCCCAATCATCCCATTTTAAATACGCCAAACAAAATCAGTACTAAAGATTTTGAAGGCTGGAAACAAGAACAAGGTTTGTATTATCCGGATCAGTATGATCCTGCCTTCACTCCTATTCTCTCTTCGCACGATAAAGGCGAATCGGCTAAAAATGGTGCTTTATTGGTAGCTCCCTACGGAAAAGGATACTATATTTACACCGGTCTAAGCTTCTTTAGAGAATTGCCCGAAGGTGTTGCCGGTGCTTATCGACTGCTATCGAATATGATTTCATTAAAACAGCCCATAGAAGCTCCTAAACAAGAATTAAAAAAATAA
- a CDS encoding AI-2E family transporter, which translates to MNRSVKLPFYAKLAFILVSFISFAFIFCIGKDIITPVLLAFLFAVLLVPIFTFLHSRLKFPRHLAAAACILLFALCIVGILVFISYQISDIANDFDAIKKNANAFITDIHKFIKDHFHVSIGEQKKYLDNVAKDSVQNGKSSIGSAIISITDLLLDCTIIPIYTFLFLLYKDHFILFLAKLVPNEDHAILKDILSQIKVSINNYIVSLIFEMIVVSILTSLGLWIIGVKYFILLGLITGILNMIPYIGILIAGIITVVASLTGTPENSIILGILIVNIIVQLIDNNILVPLIINSKVEINAFVSIMGIIIGGAAAGISGMFLAIPLLAILKIIFERIESLAPWGYLMGNHMPKKFSWRIRKLKVEN; encoded by the coding sequence ATGAATCGCTCCGTAAAATTGCCTTTTTATGCTAAACTTGCTTTCATTCTGGTAAGTTTTATAAGCTTTGCCTTTATTTTTTGTATTGGAAAAGATATTATTACTCCTGTCTTACTGGCATTTTTATTTGCGGTCTTACTGGTCCCGATTTTTACTTTTTTGCATTCCCGATTAAAATTTCCCAGACACCTTGCTGCCGCGGCTTGTATTCTGCTTTTTGCTTTGTGCATTGTTGGCATCTTAGTTTTTATTTCTTATCAGATTAGTGATATCGCCAACGATTTTGATGCGATAAAGAAAAATGCAAACGCTTTTATTACCGACATTCATAAATTTATAAAAGATCATTTTCACGTCAGCATCGGCGAACAAAAAAAATACCTCGATAATGTAGCCAAAGACTCGGTTCAAAATGGAAAAAGCTCCATAGGCTCTGCTATTATCTCTATAACCGATCTGCTGTTAGATTGCACCATCATCCCTATTTATACTTTTTTGTTTCTACTGTATAAAGATCATTTTATTCTTTTCCTCGCTAAATTAGTCCCTAATGAAGATCATGCGATTTTAAAAGACATTCTTTCACAAATAAAAGTTTCGATTAATAATTATATAGTCAGTCTGATTTTTGAAATGATAGTCGTTTCTATACTGACAAGTTTAGGGCTGTGGATCATTGGGGTTAAATACTTTATTTTATTGGGATTGATTACCGGAATTTTAAACATGATACCTTACATTGGTATCTTAATCGCTGGTATCATCACAGTAGTTGCATCGTTAACAGGAACACCCGAAAACTCTATTATTCTTGGAATTCTGATTGTAAACATTATCGTGCAGTTGATTGACAACAATATACTTGTACCCTTGATTATCAATTCGAAAGTTGAAATTAATGCCTTCGTTTCGATTATGGGAATTATTATTGGAGGTGCCGCTGCCGGAATTTCGGGAATGTTTTTGGCCATTCCGCTTTTAGCCATTCTAAAAATTATATTCGAAAGAATTGAATCCTTAGCGCCCTGGGGGTACCTGATGGGCAATCATATGCCTAAAAAATTCAGCTGGAGAATCCGAAAACTAAAGGTCGAAAATTAA